Within the Methanobacterium sp. BRmetb2 genome, the region ATAGATTATTTTTTCATGATTCTTCATATGCATCACAAACTTCTTCTACATCTCCTTGCATCTTTATTTCTCCCTTTTCAAGCCAAATTGCCTTATTACAAAGTTTTTTAACCTGGTCTATAGAATGAGATACAAATAAAACCGTAATACCTTTGTCAAACAGTGACATTATTCTATTCTCACTTTTCTCTCTAAATTTAGAATCTCCTACGGATAATACTTCATCTAAAACAAGTATATCTGGTTCTACCATGGTAGCTATGGAAAAACCTAATCTTGCTCTCATTCCTGATGAATAGTTCTTAATTGGTACATTGATAAATTGTTTTATTTCAGAAAACTCAACAATTTCATCATACTTCTCTTCTAAAAATTCTTTAGAATATCCTAAAATGGCACCATTTAGAAATATGTTTTCTTTTCCGGTGTAATCGTTATCAAAACCCGCTCCCAGCTCTAATAAAGGTACAATTCTACCTTTTATCTCCACAGTGCCCTGGCTAGGTTTCATAACGCCTGAAATAATTTTCAGAAGAGTACTTTTACCGGCTCCATTTAATCCGATTATTCCAACTCTATCACCTTTCTCTACTTCAAAGGAAACATTTTTAAGGGCCCAAAACTCTTGAAATAAAAGTTCTCGCTTTAAAAATTTAATAACATACTCTTTAAGATTATCTACCTTCTCTGCACTTAAATTAAATTCCATTCCAATATTGTCAACTTTGATAACGGTTTTTTCCAAATCATCACCTAATATTAATTCTCTTAGTTTTAGATGTATAGTATAAATTTGTCTTGATATTTGTAAAAAAGATATATTCCCAGTATAAGGATCACAACAGCTGAGAAAGTTGCAAATAATAACGATTTTGGATCGTATATTTTTCCATAATAAAATGAGTCTCTGAATAATGTGATAATTACATATATTGGATTTATCTCAAATAAAAAACGGAAATTTTCAGGTATGATATCTATCGGGTAAAAAATTGCACTTCCATACATTAAAAGAGTTATAAAAATCCCATATAAATGCTCCATATCCCTGAAAAATACGGAAATTGTAGACAGCAAAAGACCGGCACCTAATGTAAACATAAATAGTAAAATGATAGGTATGATGGCAAGGGATATATATATAGTAAAATCAGCCTGAGTGGCTACCATTACCATTATAAGCACTACTAATGAGAGTCCAAATGTAACAAAGTTAGAAAGAACCGAACCCAAGGTATACATATATTTAGGAACATATACCTTTTTAATAATAGCCGCATTACTTTTAATAGAATTCATAGCAGTTTTACTTCCTTGTGCATAGAAATCGAATACTAAACGTCCAGTTAATAAGTATACGGGATAGTTTTCTATTCTCCCACCGAAAAGAGTTGAAAATACTATAGTTAAAACTATCATGGTTAATAATGGTTGTAAAAAACTCCAGAATATTCCCAGCACAGATCTTCGATATTTAATCTTTATATCTCTTTTTACAAGTTCGGTAAGTAGATATTTATATTTATTAAAATTGATAAAAAATCGGTGCTGCATTCTGTCACTTAATATCATAGTTATTCCACTAAAATAATCTTTAAATTATATTTAATAATTTGACATACAATTCAAACTCTATGAGTCAGAGTTTCCAATCTGATGATATTCAAATCCCATTTTTTTTAGAGAATCCTTATGGTATTGATTTCTTCCATCAAAGATAATCTTATTTTTCATTTTTTTATCTATTTCCTCGAAGTCAGGGCTTCTGAATTCTTTCCATTCAGTTACTAGAATTAAGGCATCTACATTATTTACTGCATCATATTTATTATCTGAAAACTGTATATTACTCTTATCTTTAAAGTAATAGTTCCCAGCAATTTCCATTGCTTGAGGGTCATACGCATTAATTTTTGCACCTAGTTCAGTTAATTTGTTTACAATTACCACCGAAGGTGCTTCCCGCATGTCGTCAGTTTCTGGTTTAAAAGACAATCCCCATAAAGCGAAGGTTAATCCAGATAAATCATCTCCAAATCTTTTAATTATTTTATTTACAAGGACAATTTTTTGTTCATTATTCACAGATTCAACTTCTTTGAGTATTTTGGAATCATAGCCATTGTCGTGGGCAGTTTTAATTAGTGCCTGAACATCTTTAGGAAAACAGCTCCCTCCATATCCACAGCCGGCATATAAAAAACTGTAGCCTATTCGACTGTCACTACCTATCCCTAATCGCACATTATTAATATCTGCACCAATTCTCTCACATATATTGGCCATTTCATTCATGAATGAGATACGAGTTGCTAACATAGCATTAGAGGCGTACTTAGTCATTTCTGCACTGCGTATGTCCATAATTATAAATCTTTCATGATTGAGGGTAAAAGGAGTGTATAACTCTTTAAGAATATCTATAACTTCTTTATTATCAGAACCTATAACCACCCTATCAGGGTGCATAAAATCTTCAACTGCAGCTCCTTCTTTTAAAAATTCAGGATTGGATACTACGTGCACTTCGTGATTAACATCCCTCTTTTTTAATTCATTATTTATAGTTTCTTTTACTTTATCAGCAGTCCCCACAGGGACAGTTGATTTATTAACCACGATAATCTTGTGAGATACTACCTTTCCTATTTCTTGAGCTGCAGATAATACATATTGTAGGTCAGCACTTCCATCCTCATCCATAGGAGTCCCAACAGCAATGAAACAGATGTCAGTGTTATCTATACCTTCACTTAAATCAGTGGTAAAGTTGAGATTTCCATTTTCATAATTTTTTTTGACTAATTCTTCTAGTCCTGGTTCGTAAATTGGTATGATCCCATTTTTCAGATTTTCAATTTTAGTATTATCAATATCAACACAATAAACTATATTTCCCATTTCTGAAAAACAAGTCCCTGTTACTAATCCAACATAACCGGTTCCAATGACTGTAATTTTCATAGTATCACTTAAATTAAAAATATCAGCTTTTATCAGGCAATAACGGCATTTAATAATTTAAAAAATTTTTAGTTTGTAAAATTTAAAGGTAATCATAATTTTTGAATTTTGTACATAAATATTTTTTTTAAGATTTCAATTAACGTAATTAATTAGTCCCAATCATTTATTAATATTTGCAATGATTACTATCATTTAATTTAACAATTAAAAAAATAGAATAATTCAGAATTAACATAAATCAACTGGCACAGACCCATTAATTTTAAGTAATCCATCAAATTATCTATCCTAATGTTTTTAGGTATCCCATGGGGCTTTTCTATATCCAAGTTTTTTTCTCTGCTTTAATCCCCACTGATTTTTATGAAACATTATATCAAAATCTGCATTACTCTGGGTTTTTTTTCGAAGCTGATCAGTTGATTTCTGTAGTTTATGATAGACAATAGCATCAGATACGTAGTAAATTTTCAGTTTCATTAAATGTCGGGTATAATCACATAATATACGATCTGAGCGATAATGACGTCCATATTCGGCATCAAGTCCTTTTGATTCATCTAATACTTTTCTTTTTATATATGCACAGAAAAATGGTGCAAATTTCAATTCAACATTCTTTCCTGAATGGAAAATTGGCACATTAATAATGTTTTTATGGTGAGTTGAAAGGCTGACATCACATTCATAACTAGCGTAGGCATGGGGAACATGTGTATTAATGGTTTTGGTTTCTGGAGGAAGAATTTGCTGTGGTATAATTATTCCACACTCTGGTAATTCATAGGCACTTTTTTGCATACTCTCTATGGCTCCAGGTGTGATAATAGCATCGTTGTTTAGTATAATTATATCATTTCCAAGATTGGCAATTGAAATTCCTTGATTCACAGCATAACTGAATCCATAATTGATATTATTCAAAATAAGTTTTATCTTACCCTCATTTTCCATTTTGGAGAGGTAATCAACTATGGGCTGGCTTGAGGCGTTATCTACCACTATAATCTCTAGCCAATCACTTGGGTCTAGATTCAGAATTGATTCAATACATTCTTTAAGATCAGTAAGGGATTCATAACTGGGAATGATAATACTCACTTTGTGTGATGGTAAATCCATTTGAAAGGCTCTCTTATATGATTTTAGCCTTCTTTCTTGTTGTTTTTCACGTAAAGATTTTAGATGAGTAACTAAACCGGTGTCATTTGTTATCGTATTTTTAGCTTTTTCATAATAATAATTGGACAGAAGGGTGGGTACGGAGTATATTTCAAATTTTTCAGTAATGCGCATTATCAAATCCCAATCGACATAACGTTTCAAAGTTTCATCAAAACCCCCTAATTTATCATATACTTCCTTTTTGTGGCAAAAAGTGTTTATGTCGATGTAATTTCTATTTTGAAGTAATGAAATATTGAAACTACCAAAACGAACAGCGAATGGATGTTCTTCTTCCCCCCGGTATAATAGTTGACCACCATAAACAGCGTCTGCATCTGGTATTTCATTAAATGCACCCACCATTGCTGCTATATAACCTGGTTCCCACGTATTATCAGAATCTAAATAAGCTATGTATTCTCCTTTAGCTACTCCTAAACCCCTATTTCTGGCGTGGGAAACACCTTGACAGGTTTTATTTTTTATTATTTTAATTTTAGTATTTGAGATACTTTCTAGTAATTCTGTTGTGCCATCATTACTACCGTCATCTATAATAATTAATTCAAAATTTTTGTAAGTCTGTTTAAGTACAGAATCTATAGCACTTTGTAGTGTATCGGCACGGTTGTGCACGGGCATTATTATGGATACTATTATTGATTTTTCTGATTTTAATCCCTTTTTTATTAAGTATTTACCCACGTTTTCCATTAGGGCAAAACATCTTTTATCTTCTTCTTTGAACGGGGCATTTATTACTGGTGAAAGTTTAGAATAGGCAAGAAACTCATCAAAATCATGAAAATTAGGAGTTTCACTTTTAAATTTACAAATTTTAACTTTTATTTTTCTTAAAACTTTGATTAATAAAACCTTGAATTTGATTGTAACAGACTTAAGACTGTTATTCTTTTCCTTCATTATCATTTGCTCCATTTTCTAATAATTAGTAGATAGCATATTTTTGATTATAATAAATAATTTTCTATATTCTTTATATGTCAATTAATTAAAATCTTACTGTTTATTATGGTATATATTTGTATTTCTATGAGTTATCAGAAAATTTAAAATTTAGATGATAAACGATAATTCTCTAACCTTTTTTTAATGATATAAGCTCTGTTGTGGTAAGTGTGATTTTTCAGTACAAATTCATTCAATTCTTTAATTTTTTCTATTCTTTCTTTTTCGTTATTTAAATAATATTCAATTAAGTTATTTAATTCTTCTTTACTGGTAAAATATGGTAATTTACCCTTAAAAGTCTCTTTTGCTCCTTTCTCTCCGTTGGTTATCACCAATGCGTTGCTGGCTATAGCATCAAAAACTCGACTATTAACTGCCCCATAATCTTTTGTAACTCTATTAGCATCATCAATAACGATTTTTGTAGAGGCGTAAACTTCTGGAATTTTTGAATAGTCAATAAATCCTTGGTAGTATTTTTTAAACTTATTTATTTTATTCCAATTTTTCCCATATAATTTAAAATTATATCTCAAACTTTCAGGATCTAGCATCTCAATTATATCCCGGGGATCATCCCAGTAACTACCTGTAAAACAGTAATCACTTTCATATTCTTTCCTCGGCGATATTTTGTTATTAAATCTGGAAGTATTGGTGGCTATGGGTAATAAATAACATTCTTTATTAGTTTCACCTTTTACATAGTTACAGGCAATATTACTATTGGCAAAAATAATATTATATTCTGAGAATCCCGGGTTAGAAACCCATCTATCAAACCAGTTTCGAAGCCATGCAATTTTAATTAAAGATTTATTAGAAGTTTTAATTTTTCTGGGGTCATATGAATCTAGTAGAGATATAACTACATCTACATTTTCATCTACAGCATACCAATAACCGGATCCTTTCCGGGGTAAGAAAGTTATTTCCCATCCATACGTTTTTAAGGCTTCTCCCAATTCCATTGCAGTGAAATAGTCACCTGCTGAACTATTATCATCACATTCTGTTACTACAAAAGCAATTTTGGGATGATCTTTTGAAATATTCTTTTTCCCAGGCAATCCGATTTCTTTATCATTATTAAACAATGTAAAATTTGATAACTTTAATTTTATGGAGTTTAGCTGGTATTGCGTTAATTTAAAATAGTCATCTAACTCATTTTTAAATAGTCTTAAATGTTTTTTGATTTTTTTTAAATCAATAAATTTTTCTCTTTTCATACAAGATCTTCTATGGATTTATGATTGAATAAAATTATAAATTAGTGGGGAAACCTTAATTTTTTCCAAGTAGTCAAAAATATTTTGAGTTATAATTGAGATTTGATAAGATAATATAAAGTATCTTTTATTCTGTATCTAATTTATATAAATAGCCCTATCCATAATTTAATTGTTTTATAAACTCCAAAAACTGAAAGATTCATTTTTCATCATGTTAATGGATATTACAGAATAATATGCTTAATAAAAATACTCATTATTAAAAATTATTTAGTTTTCTTCCAAATCCATATATTTTTCCAGTTCTTCGAATGATTTTTTATCAGCGACAACAGCAAAATCCATTAATATTTGTAATTTAGTTGTATATGGGTCGCTATTTTTGGACATGGTCATTAATGTTTTGTTTTTAGGATATCTATTTGTAAATCTTTCTCTAACTAAATCTTCAACGCATTCCGTAAAACCGATCTTTTTTTCACGATACAAATTAATAATGGTCTTTATTTTCGTATTCAAAAAATAATCTAATTCATTAAATCCTAAAAACTTTAAAAAGAGCCTGCTTTTTGGCCCAAATTCCTCAAATTTACGGTTCAATATCATTTTAAGATTATTTCTAACATACGGGTAATCCCATAAAAATGGTTCTTTTTCATGGTAGGTGGTATCGCCTTTGGTTAAGTACGGTTTTATATTTACTTGTGGTAATGAATCTCCAGCAAATGGAATTTCCAGCAATTCTGGTTCTGATCGTTTTAATATTTCATAGATATATTCCTTGAAATATTCATCTCCATTTTCACCGTATATTATAGCCAACCAGGTTTCATATTTAGTGTAAAATAGGGGGAAGAAAAAGTTTTTGTGGAACAAAATTCTGCGGGCAAACCAGCGATTTCCTGAGTATATTTTGTCCATAGTATACCGTTTAAAAGCATCCATACCTAGCTGGGCTAATACGGCAGGATTAGTAATTTTTCTATTATAAGATGGTACAAAATCTTTAGAGTTAAAGTCTCCTTGAGATATGTAAAAGGTTAAAATATAATCATTATATGTTTTTGTATTAGGTCTTTTATTATTTTCTAGTAAATGATGGAAATGGGGAATATCAAGGACTTTTGCTACTTTTTTAGCTATGACTACGTCTGGATGATTACTTTGACCTGAAGTATGGCACTCGAAGGGTATTCCATTTTTCTTACATATTCCTGATAGTATTGCAGCGGTTAACCTGGAATCAAATCCACCGGTTAATCCTAAGGTAACCTTTTCGATATGAGGTTTTATATTAAGTAAATTTGATTCTACAAACTCCATCAACATCTCAAAATATTCGTTGTATAATTTTTCTTTATTGTTATTATACTCATCTTTAAACCATTCCGGAACTTTAATTGAATCTTTTCTTTCAATATTAATTTTTCCGGCACTGAACTGTATTAAATCATTTGGAAATATCCTTTCAATGTCTTTAAAAATGGTTTTTTGGGGAACTTTACGGGTAGACCATTCTCTGAAAATTGAATCTTCCATAAAATCAATATCAAAATGGTGAACGAAGGTTTTTTCTCTGAATTTTTGTATTCCATCTACTATTAGTTTTATTTCAGTTGCAAGCACCTGGCAGTTTTCGTCTTCATAATAGAATAACTGTCTTAAACTTAGAGGCGGAGTTTTAAAAAACCCATTACCATCTTTATCTATAGAAATAAGTTGATAATCTCCATGTAAATCTGCTGATTCATTAACTTCTTCGAATAATTTACATATATCCTGATTTCGCATTTTCCGGTTTATATTAACCAGTCCATTGCATAAAAAAAGATTATCTTTGTCAACATAATAAGAATAACTATATGATTCGGGTATAATGTGATCATAAGGGTAAATATAAATAATAAAATTAGAAATTTCCAATTTAACTGATTCTCTAGAAATTATGGATGGTGCATAAGCAGATTTTAAAAAGTTTTCATTAACATGATTTTCTTGGAAATCAGCTTTTTTTGATATTAAAATAAAATGCATAGTCTGAACCTCTTTACCTATTAAATAAATGATTATTTATTGAAAATAGTGCTAGCATCTACTAAAGGATTAAATCGTTAAGTTAATTAACATTTTCTAAAGCATATTTTTCAATTTCTTCGAAAGATTTTTTATCAGCGACAACAGCAAAATCCATTAAAATTTGTGTTTTAGTTATATATGCATCTCTTGCTTTGGTCAGTTTTAACATGGTTTTATTTCGGGGGTATTTACCAGAGAATTTTTCTTTTAATAATCTTTTAAAACATTCTTTTAAATTTATTCGGTTTTTGTTATATAATTCCAAGATTCTATTTATATTTTCATTAAGGAAGTAGTCTAATTCATTTAAGCCTATAAGTTTTAGAATTGATTTTTCATTTTTGGTTAATTCATCAAATTTTTTCTTTAGAATCGGCTTTAATTTTTCACTTACAAAGTTGTAGTCCCATAAAAATGGTTCTTTATCATGGTGTTTAGAATCGATTTCAGTTAAATAGGTGTCAGTATCAGTTTGGGGTAACAAATCTCCAACGAATGAAATATCTAACAATTTTGGTTCTGATCGTTTCAGTATCTCATAAACAAATTCTTTATAGGTTTCTTTTCCCTCTTCACCATATAGCAATGCAAACCACATTTCATATTCGGTGAAAAATAATGGAAAAACAAAGTTTTGATGGGATATAACTCTTCTAGCAAACCACCTGCAACCAGAATGTATCTTGTTCTGGTTATACCTTTTATAACCGTCAAATCCTATCTGATATATTTCAGATTCATTTACAGGGAAAGCACCTATTGCTGGTTCTACTTTACTATCAATTAGTGGCGAAAGCCTTGATGACATTTCACGATAATATTTGGGTATATAATCTTTTGAATTCCAATCTCCTTGAGCTAAATAAAATGTTAAAGCATAATCATTATAACTTTTAGTATTGGAAAAATCCTTATTAGGGGGGATATGATGAAAATGGGGAATATTAAGAATTTTAGCCACTTTTTTAGCTAAAATTACATCCGGATGATTATCACGACCCGCAGTATATGATATTAACGGAATATGATGTTTTTTACATATTTTTGAAAGTATTGCTGCGTTTAATCTAGAATCAAATCCACCAGTCAGTCCTATGATTATATTTTTAATGTTAGGTTTTAAGCTAACTAAACTTTTTTCTGTAATATTTAACAGGAATTTATAGTAATCATCATACAATCCATTTTTATCTTTATTAAAAGCATTAATAAACCATTCAGGGATATCTATTGAATTTATTTCTATGATTATTCTTCCTTCATTAAAATATTTGATATCTTGGGGAAATATTCTTTTTATCTCTTTAAAAATTGTATTTTTCGGGAATTTTCTGGGTTTCCATTCTCTGAAAATTGAATCTTCCATAAAATCAATATCAAAATGGTGAACGAAGGTTTTTTCTCTGAATTTTTGTATTCCATCTACTATTAGTTTTATTTCAGTTGCAAGCACTTGGCAGTTTTCGTCTTCATAATAGAATAACTGTCTTAAACTTAGAGGCGGAGTTTTAAGAAAACCATTACCATCTTTATCTATGGAAATAAGTTGATAATCTCCAAAGTAGGTTGAATTAGTATTATCATCAAAAAATTTACATATATCCCGATCTCTTTGAGAGTTATTAATATAAACAAGCCCATTACAGATTAATAACCTACCTGTGTCGTTGTAATATGAATAATCACGAACTTCATGATCAATATGGTCATATGGATAAACATAAACAATAAAATTAGAAATTTCCATCTTAACTGTTTCCCTAGATATTAAAGATGGAGCAGTGGATGAATTTAATAAATCTTGGTTTATATATTCATCTTTAAAACATTCCTTTTTTGATATTAAAATAAAATGCATTTATGACCTCTTTATTTGATTTTCTTTTTATTCCATATAACCTGTACTGAATTACTGGGTTCTAATTTGGATTTTTGACATTTTTAATGTTTTTGAATAATTATCAGCATAATGAAAGGATTAGGTCCTCTGCTCTCTTAACGTCATATATAGTTTAGGGTATTCCTATATCCCTACTGTAAATTTTAACCCTGTTGTTATATTTAGTAGCACCATATCAGTAATTATATTAAAACAATTTTTATGTTCTTTTCCATTAAAAGTATAAAAAGGGATAAATTTAGAGATAATTTTCCGATTGATAATTTCTTATTAAAGGAATTATCAGGTTTTTTTGAATTTTGCAGTAATAATTCCATACCTTTTCTTTTTATTAGAATGATCATAAGGAACATTTTCAATTAAACTTTGATATACGCCCTGTTTTATCTTTTCAAAATGTTTTTCTTCTAGTAAAAGTAATGGTTTAAACTTTTTTATAATATCAAAAGAAAAAACTATGGGCTCACAGGGTGTAGGGTCATGATTTACATCACTTATTAACAAAAATAGTCCTCCTTTCTTTATCACTCGTTTTATTTCGGTAATGGATTTGTCCAAGTTGTCCAGATGGTCTAATGAATTAAAACTGCAAACAACATCAAAATAATTATCTGGGAAAGGCATATCTTCGCTACCTGAACAAACGTATTTCATTTCATGTTTTGTTGTCCCTAAGTTAGTGTATGAATCTACTAAAGGATCTAATCCTATTCTTTCTTTTGCACCATCTGCCCATTCTAAACTCCCTCTCGGTCCACAACCAATGTCAAGTATTTTTTTATCAAAAAAAAACTCTTTATCTAAACCGAAAAATCCTGTGTAAAAATATTCGTAGTGTTCATTTTTAAGAACGCCTTCTTCATTTTTTTTCCTTAACCAAAAATTAAGTTCACTTTCTGCTTTAGAATCTAGATTTTCATCTGAATATTCTTTGGATGAGGTTTTATCAAGATTTATAGATTTTTTAGCTTCAACCACCCAAGGCCATTTATTAATTTCATTTAAAACAATATTTGAATCTTTTATTTCTTTAGACTTTCGCAGTAATTCAGCGTTGTTTTTTGTTCGAATTTGAGGCCGGTGGTGATAAAGGTGGTATAATGTGTCATCTATTCGGTACATTTTTAGGTTGAATAGATTTGCTCTTGTCATTAATTCATTATCTTCTCCACCCCATCCACTAAAATTCTCATTTTGCATTCCAATTGATATAAAAGAGTTTTTGTTCCAAAAAACTATTCCTCCATCTGCCCAGGGTCTATTTTGTTCTTCAGATTTCACAGTCTTAAAATCATATTTTTTATCAAATTCATTTTTGTCTATAATGTCGGTTACACGATATTTAAAGGGATGCACAACATCATAATTTCTTCTTAGCAAAAATAAAGACAATGCAATATTTTTTCTTTTAGTTAAACAGTCAATATCAGAATATCCAATATATTTTGTTTCAGATTCAATAACGCCGTTATTTATTGATTTTGCTAAATTGAAGGGTTTTCCGTAGGAAGGAGTATTTAAAACTTTAAATGATTTGAATAAATCCTCATAATTTCTTTTTAAAAACTCCTTATTGGAAATGTCTGAATGTTCAGATATTATTATGTTGGGAATACCTATATGTCCTAAATATTTCAAACTAATATCTAAATTCATCTCCCTTTCAGGATCATTTGTTTTACGATAGGGTAGAATTAATGTCAGATCTTTAAAATTTTCGAATGGGTTTAAATTTACTATTTCTTTCTTTAAATTTTCTTTGTTAAAATTAGAGAAGGTAGTATCATTGATTTTTTCTTTTGTACTGGTTAATTTTAATTTAAATAAAACTTTATTTATACTTCTAAAAAAGATATTTTTTGATTTGTAA harbors:
- a CDS encoding family 2 glycosyl transferase, which gives rise to MEQMIMKEKNNSLKSVTIKFKVLLIKVLRKIKVKICKFKSETPNFHDFDEFLAYSKLSPVINAPFKEEDKRCFALMENVGKYLIKKGLKSEKSIIVSIIMPVHNRADTLQSAIDSVLKQTYKNFELIIIDDGSNDGTTELLESISNTKIKIIKNKTCQGVSHARNRGLGVAKGEYIAYLDSDNTWEPGYIAAMVGAFNEIPDADAVYGGQLLYRGEEEHPFAVRFGSFNISLLQNRNYIDINTFCHKKEVYDKLGGFDETLKRYVDWDLIMRITEKFEIYSVPTLLSNYYYEKAKNTITNDTGLVTHLKSLREKQQERRLKSYKRAFQMDLPSHKVSIIIPSYESLTDLKECIESILNLDPSDWLEIIVVDNASSQPIVDYLSKMENEGKIKLILNNINYGFSYAVNQGISIANLGNDIIILNNDAIITPGAIESMQKSAYELPECGIIIPQQILPPETKTINTHVPHAYASYECDVSLSTHHKNIINVPIFHSGKNVELKFAPFFCAYIKRKVLDESKGLDAEYGRHYRSDRILCDYTRHLMKLKIYYVSDAIVYHKLQKSTDQLRKKTQSNADFDIMFHKNQWGLKQRKKLGYRKAPWDT
- a CDS encoding UDP-glucose 6-dehydrogenase, encoding MKITVIGTGYVGLVTGTCFSEMGNIVYCVDIDNTKIENLKNGIIPIYEPGLEELVKKNYENGNLNFTTDLSEGIDNTDICFIAVGTPMDEDGSADLQYVLSAAQEIGKVVSHKIIVVNKSTVPVGTADKVKETINNELKKRDVNHEVHVVSNPEFLKEGAAVEDFMHPDRVVIGSDNKEVIDILKELYTPFTLNHERFIIMDIRSAEMTKYASNAMLATRISFMNEMANICERIGADINNVRLGIGSDSRIGYSFLYAGCGYGGSCFPKDVQALIKTAHDNGYDSKILKEVESVNNEQKIVLVNKIIKRFGDDLSGLTFALWGLSFKPETDDMREAPSVVIVNKLTELGAKINAYDPQAMEIAGNYYFKDKSNIQFSDNKYDAVNNVDALILVTEWKEFRSPDFEEIDKKMKNKIIFDGRNQYHKDSLKKMGFEYHQIGNSDS
- a CDS encoding teichoic acid ABC transporter ATP-binding protein; this encodes MEFNLSAEKVDNLKEYVIKFLKRELLFQEFWALKNVSFEVEKGDRVGIIGLNGAGKSTLLKIISGVMKPSQGTVEIKGRIVPLLELGAGFDNDYTGKENIFLNGAILGYSKEFLEEKYDEIVEFSEIKQFINVPIKNYSSGMRARLGFSIATMVEPDILVLDEVLSVGDSKFREKSENRIMSLFDKGITVLFVSHSIDQVKKLCNKAIWLEKGEIKMQGDVEEVCDAYEES
- a CDS encoding ABC transporter, translated to MILSDRMQHRFFINFNKYKYLLTELVKRDIKIKYRRSVLGIFWSFLQPLLTMIVLTIVFSTLFGGRIENYPVYLLTGRLVFDFYAQGSKTAMNSIKSNAAIIKKVYVPKYMYTLGSVLSNFVTFGLSLVVLIMVMVATQADFTIYISLAIIPIILLFMFTLGAGLLLSTISVFFRDMEHLYGIFITLLMYGSAIFYPIDIIPENFRFLFEINPIYVIITLFRDSFYYGKIYDPKSLLFATFSAVVILILGIYLFYKYQDKFILYI